From a single Sorghum bicolor cultivar BTx623 chromosome 5, Sorghum_bicolor_NCBIv3, whole genome shotgun sequence genomic region:
- the LOC8071849 gene encoding uncharacterized protein LOC8071849, which translates to MAASSWSSSSSCTSSFGSLDDDVVCVIKSDSVAAAAVAEGSVKFLCSYGGRILPRHTDGTLRYVGGDNRVLSVDRPLRFYDLQRKMRELCGWEAYLRCQLPTEDLDALISVTCDDDLANLLQEYDEASKDRLQSLKIRAFLFPRTPAPASSIPRSSPPSSPSSHSRPSPSAHLHRRNTSRAPAAGVSLTCAPRWWAAPRASRQAQAHQSQNYDLRSLDEERSHPHRYLVQNGRHLQ; encoded by the exons ATGGCGGCAAGTTCATGGTCGTCGTCTTCATCCTGCACATCGTCGTTCGGGTCCctcgacgacgatgtcgtctgcGTCATCAAGTCGGATTCCGTGGCTGCCGCAGCCGTTGCGGAGGGAAGCGTCAAGTTCCTGTGCAGCTACGGTGGTAGGATCCTGCCCCGCCACACCGATGGCACGCTGCGCTACGTCGGCGGCGACAATCGAGTTCTCTCCGTCGACCGACCCCTCCGGTTTTACG ACTTGCAGCGGAAGATGAGGGAATTGTGCGGCTGGGAAGCGTACCTGCGGTGCCAGCTACCGACGGAGGACCTGGACGCGCTCATCTCCGTGACGTGCGACGACGACCTCGCCAACCTGCTCCAGGAGTACGACGAGGCCAGCAAGGACCGTCTCCAGTCGCTCAAAATCCGGGCGTTCCTGTTCCCGAGGACGCCGGCGCCTGCGTCCTCCATACCGCGTAGTAGCCCGCCGTCGTCCCCGTCGTCGCATTCCAGACCGTCACCGAGTGCTCACCTCCACAGGCGAAACACTTCCCGGGCGCCCGCAGCCGGCGTCTCGCTGACGTGCGCGCCGCGGTGGTGGGCAGCGCCCCGGGCCTCTCGCCAGGCACAAGCGCACCAGTCGCAGAACTACGACCTGCGTAGCCTTGACGAGGAGCGGTCGCACCCGCACCGGTACCTTGTCCAAAATGGCAGGCACTTGCAATAA